The sequence CGTCTTGAGCAACGTCTACTAGACGACGAGTTAGGTAACCCGAGTTTGCTGTTTTCAGTGCTGTATCCGCAAGACCCTTACGAGCACCGTGCGTTGAGATAAAGTACTGAAGGACGTTTAGACCTTCTTTAAAGTTCGCAGTGATCGGCGTTTCGATGATTGAACCATCTGGACGCGCCATCAGACCACGCATACCCGCTAGCTGACGAATCTGAGCTGCAGAACCACGTGCGCCCGAGTCGGCCATCATGTAGATGCTGTTGAACGATTCTTGCTGTTCTTCTTCACCGTCACGGTTGATAACTGTTTCAGAAGATAGGTTATCCATCATTGCTTTCGCAACGCGGTCATTCGTAGATGCCCAGATATCGATAACTTTGTTGTAACGCTCACCCGCAGTAACAAGACCAGATTGGAATTGTTCTTGGATTTCACGAACTTCTTCTTCAGCAGATTCAATTTCATCGTATTTCGCTTGAGGTACAACCATATCGTCGATACCTACAGAAACACCAGAAAGTGCCGCGTATGCAAAACCTGCGTACATGATTTGGTCAGCGAATACTACTGTGTCCTTAAGACCAAGCTTACGGTACGCTTCGTTAAGAAGGGTAGAAATTTGCTTCTTACCTAACTTCTGGTTAACGATGCTGTACGGTAGGCCAGCTGGAACGATTTGCCATAGCATTGCACGGCCGACAGTTGTATCAACCATCTTCGTTTCAGTAGTGCTGTTACCATCTTCGTCTACTACGGTCTCAGTGATACGAACTTTAACGCGAGCGTGAAGCTCAGCAGTCTTAGTACGGTATGCCTTCTCAGCCTCTTCAGGGCCAGCAAGGTACATACCTTCGCCTTTCACGTTGATCTTTTCACGAGTCATGTAGTAAAGACCCAATACAACGTCCTGAGAAGGTACGATGATCGGATCACCTGATGCTGGCGACAGAATGTTATTCGTCGACATCATCAGTGTACGTGCTTCAAGCTGTGCTTCTAGAGTTAGAGGCACGTGTACCGCCATTTGGTCACCATCGAAGTCGGCGTTGTATGCCGCACACACTAGTGGGTGAAGCTGAATCGCTTTACCTTCGATTAGTACTGGTTCAAACGCTTGGATACCTAGACGGTGAAGTGTAGGTGCACGGTTAAGCAGTACTGGGTGTTCACGGATAACTTCGTCTAGGATATCCCAAACGATAGCTTCTTCGCGCTCTACCATCTTCTTAGCAGCTTTGATTGTCGTAGCCATGCCACGAGTTTCTAGCTTGCTGTAGATGAACGGCTTAAATAGCTCAAGTGCCATCTTCTTAGGAAGACCACACTGATGTAGACGAAGGTATGGACCTACTGTGATTACAGAACGGCCAGAGTAGTCTACACGTTTACCTAGAAGGTTTTGACGGAAACGACCTTGTTTACCCTTGATCATATCAGCAAGAGATTTCAGAGGACGCTTGTTCGAACCTGTAATCGCACGACCGCGACGACCGTTATCTAGAAGTGCATCAACAGACTCTTGCAGCATACGCTTTTCGTTACGTACGATGATGTCCGGAGCAGCTAGCTCTAGAAGACGCTTCAAACGGTTGTTACGGTTAATAACACGACGGTAAAGGTCGTTCAGATCAGAAGTCGCAAAACGACCGCCATCTAGTGGTACTAGAGGACGCAGATCTGGCGGTAGCACTGGAAGTACAGTCAGGATCATCCATTGTGGGTCGTTGCCCGATTGGATGAACGCTTCAACTAGCTTCAAACGCTTAGTAACTTTTTTACGCTTAGTTTCAGAGTTAGTTGTTTCCAACTCTTCGCGCATTTCTTCCACTTCTTGATGAAGGTCCATTGTTGCAAGCAGATCTTTGATCGCTTCCGCACCCATCTTAGCAGTGAATTCGTCACCCCACTCTTCTAGACGATCCAGATACTCTTCTTCAGTAAGCATCTGAGATTTTTCTAGATCAGTCATACCTGGTTCAGTTACTACGTACATTTCGAAGTAAAGAACACGTTCGATATCACGTAGAGGGATATCCATTAGTAGACCGATACGAGACGGCAGTGATTTTAGGAACCAGATGTGAGCAACTGGAGAAGCTAGCTCGATGTGGCCCATACGGTCACGACGAACTTTAGTCTGTGTAACTTCAACGCCACACTTCTCACAGATAACACCACGGTGCTTCAGGCGCTTGTATTTACCACAAAGACATTCGTAGTCTTTAACTGGACCAAAAATACGCGCACAGAACAGACCATCACGTTCAGGCTTGAACGTACGATAGTTAATTGTTTCCGGTTTCTTAACTTCACCAAAAGACCATGAACGGATCATGTCTGGTGAAGATAGACCGATTTTGATTGCATCAAATTCTTCGGTCTTATGCTGTGCTTTTAGAAAGTTTAATAAGTCTTTCACATTCAGCTCCTGTAAGGAGTTAAAGGAGCTCGCTACTGCAGCGGGCTCCCTTTTACCAAATAATCCTATCTTCTTTTAAAAAGAGGAGGGATTACTCTTCGTCTTCTAGCTCGATGTTGATACCTAGCGAGCGAATCTCTTTCAACAGTACGTTGAACGACTCAGGCATACCAGGTTCCATGCTATGGTTACCGTCTACGATGTTCTTATACATCTTAGTACGGCCGTTAACGTCATCCGACTTAACTGTTAGCATTTCTTGTAGAGTATATGCAGCACCGTATGCTTCTAGTGCCCATACTTCCATCTCACCGAAACGCTGACCACCGAACTGAGCTTTACCACCAAGTGGTTGCTGAGTTACTAGGCTGTAAGAACCAGTAGAACGAGCGTGCATCTTGTCATCAACCAAGTGGTTCAGTTTCAGCATGTACATGTAACCTACAGTTACAGGACGCTCAAACGAATCACCAGTACGACCATCAAACAGTTTAAGCTGACCAGATTCTGGCAGATCACCCAGTTTAAGTAGTTCTTTGATTAATGTCTCAGAAGCACCGTCGAACACAGGAGTAGCAATCGGTAGACCGCCACGTAGGTTCTTGATCAGTGTACGAACTTGATCATCAGACAGTTCAGCAATATCAACTTTCTGACGAGTATCACCAAGATCATAAACCTTCTGTAGGAACTCACGGAACTTATGCAGTTCTTGTTGTTCCTTAACCATTTGGTTGATCTTGTCACCGATACCTTTCGCAGCCAAACCTAAGTGAACTTCTAGGATCTGACCGATGTTCATACGCGATGGTACACCCAGCGGGTTAAGTACGATGTCTACAGGTTGACCTTTCTCATCGTATGGCATGTCTTCAACAGGGTTAATCTTAGAGATTACACCTTTGTTACCGTGACGACCGGCCATCTTATCACCAGGCTGGATACGACGTTTAACCGCTAGGTAAACTTTAACAATCTTAAGAACGCCAGGCGCGAGATCATCACCTTGAGTGATTTTACGACGCTTAGTTTCAAACTTCTTATCGAAGTCTGCTTTTAGCTCATCCCACTGCTCAGCAAGTTGCTCAAGCTGTGTTTGTAGCGCATCGTCTTCTAGAACTTGCTCTAGCCATTGCTTACGACCGATAGTATCAAGCTTAGCTTCAGAGTAACCACCAGACAGAAGTACAGCTTTAACACGGTTAAGAAGGCCACCCTCAAGAATTTGGAACTCTTCAGTTAGGTCTTTCTTAGCTTCTTTAAGCTGCATCTGTTCGATTTCAAGTGCACGCTTGTCTTTCTCTACGCCATCGCGAGTGAAGACTTGTACATCGATGATAGTGCCCGAAACAGAGTTTGGTACACGTAGAGAAGTATCTTTAACATCAGATGCTTTCTCACCGAAGATAGCACGTAGTAGCTTCTCTTCAGGAGTCAGTTGAGTTTCACCTTTAGGTGTTACTTTACCAACTAGGATGTCGCCACCCTTAACTTCAGCACCAATATAAACGATACCTGACTCGTCTAGTTTAGACAGAGCAGACTCACCTACGTTTGGAATATCAGCTGTGATCTCTTCAGAGCCCAGCTTAGTATCACGAGCCACACAAGATAGTTCTTGAATGTGGATAGTCGTGAAACGGTCTTCTTGAACTACGCGCTCAGATACTAAGATCGAGTCTTCGAAGTTGTAACCGTTCCAAGGCATGAACGCGATACGCATGTTTTGGCCAAGAGCTAGTTCACCAAGGTCTGTTGAAGGACCGTCAGCAAGAACATCGCCGCGTGCAACTGGTTCGCCAGGAAGTACAGTTGGACGTTGGTTGATACATGTGTTTTGGTTCGAACGCGTGTACTTAGTTAGGTTGTAGATATCGATACCAGCTTCGCCAGGTACCAACTCATCTTCGTTAACCTTAACTACGATACGAGAAGCGTCTACAGACTGAACTTGACCACCACGTTTAGCAACCGCTGTAACACCAGAGTCAACTGCGATGTTACGTTCAATACCAGTACCTACTAGAGGCTTATCAGCCTTAAGTGTTGGTACAGCTTGACGTTGCATGTTCGCACCCATCAATGCACGGTTCGCATCATCGTGTTCTAGGAACGGGATAAGCGAAGCAGCGATAGATACTACTTGGTTTGTCGCAACGTCCATGTAGTCAACGTGATCACGAGGGTGAAGACCAGATTCACCTTTTTGACGAGCTGTGATTAGCTCATCTGCAAACGTACCTTCTTCTGTAAGAACAGTGTTTGCCTGCGCGATTACGAATTGACCTTCCTGGATTGCAGACAGGTAATCAACTTCTTCTGTTACTACACCATCTACTACACGACGGTACGGAGTTTCTAGGAAACCGTAATCGTTACAACGTGCAAACGCAGATAGCGAGTTAATTAGACCGATGTTTGGACCTTCAGGCGTTTCGATCGGACATAGACGACCGTAGTGAGTTACGTGAACGTCACGTACTTCGAAGCCTGCGCGCTCACGAGTAAGACCACCAGGACCTAAAGCAGAGATACGACGCTTGTGCGTAACTTCTGACAATGGGTTGTTTTGGTCCATAAACTGTGAAAGCTGTGAAGAGCCAAAGAATTCTTTAACTGCAGCAGAGATCGGCTTAGCGTTGATAAGATCTTGAGGCATGATTGCATCAAGGTCACCAAGGCTTAGGCGCTCTTTAACGGCACGTTCTACACGAACTAGACCAACACGGAATTGGTTTTCTGCCATTTCACCTACCGAACGGATACGACGGTTGCCAAGGTGGTCGATATCGTCCACTTCACCAATACCGTTACGGATACCAATCAGTTTCTTCATCACTTCGATGATGTCTGATTCATCCAGAGTACCGCGCTCTTCTTCTTCTTCACGCTCGATAGAGCTGTTGAACTTCATACGGCCTACAGTTGATAGGTCGTAACGTTCTTCAGAGAAGAATAGGCTTTCGAATAGAGATTCTGCAGCTTCTTTCGTTGGTGGCTCGCCAGGACGCATCATGCGGTAGATTTCTACCAATGCAGAGATGCGATCTACTGTGCTATCTGCACGTAGAGTATCTGACATGAATGGACCGTGATCTAGGTCATTCGTGAACAGAGTTTGTAGAGCCTTGTGGCCTGCTTGAGACAGGTTAGCAAGTGCTTCTAGGCTAATCTCTTGGTTCGCGCCAACGATGATCTCGCCAGTTGCTTCGTTGATGTAATCTTTAGATGCAACTTTACCAACGATGTACTCTACTGGTACTTCGATGTGCTCAACGCCATCTTTTTCAAGTTGACGGATATGGCGAGCAGTAACACGACGACCAGTCTCAACGTAAGTTTTGCCGTTTGCTTCGATGTCGAATGACGCAGTTTCACCACGTAGACGATCAGGAACCAACTCCATAAGAAGAGTTTGGTCTTTAACTTCGAAGTTCACTTTGTCGAAGAACAGATCTAGGATCTCTTCAGTCGATTTACCAAGTGCACGAAGAATAATCGATGCTGGTAGCTTACGACGACGGTCGATACGTACGAATAAGTTATCCTTAGGGTCGAACTCAAAGTCTAACCATGAGCCACGGTAAGGAATTACACGTGCGTTATAAAGAACTTTACCTGATGAGTGGGTCTTACCCTTATCACTGTCGAAGAACACGCCTGGGCTTCGGTGCAGCTGGGATACGATAACCCTCTCGGTACCATTAATTACGAAAGTACCATTGTCTGTCATAAGCGGAATTTCGCCCATGTAGACTTCTTGTTCTTTAATGTCTTTTACAGTACCTGCTGGTGCATCTCGATCAAAGATAACTAGACGTAGTTTTACGCGTAGTGGCTTTGAGTAAGTAACACCGCGGATTTGACATTCTTTAACGTCAAAAACTGGCTCACCAAGACGGTAGCTAACGTATTGCAGCTCAGAATTGCCGTTGTAGCTCTGAATTGGAAATACAGAACGGAAAGCAGCTTCAAGACCGTATTGACCTTCTGGATCCTGTTCGATGAATTTGTCGAAAGAATCAAGCTGGATCGATAACAGGTATGGAATGTCCAAAACTTGTGGACGAGTACCAAAATCCTTACGGATGCGCTTTTTCTCGGTATAAGAGTAAACCATGGGGTTCCTCAGCTCGCTGATAAGTGACCCAAACCACCCAAAACACTCTTCAGAGGGGGTGGTGACAAACAGCTGTTTAGTGGTAGTGAACAATCATTTCGAAAAAATGACTGTTTTTTTGCTCGGATTATGACGGTTAAACAGCGGAAATTTCGTCATAGCCCTACAGCGCAAAAAGGCCGGTGGTTAATAAACCACCAGCCATTAGCCTTGCGGCTATGAAATTAAGTAATAATTACTTGATTTCAACAGAAGCGCCAGCTTCTTCTAGCTGTGCTTTAAGAGCTTCAGCTTCAGCTTTGTCAACGCCTTCTTTAAGCGCTGCAGGAGCTGAGTCTACAAGACCTTTAGCTTCTTTAAGACCTAGGCCAGTTGCGCCACGTACAGCTTTGATAACTTGTACTTTGTTAGCGCCAGCAGCAGTTAGGATAACGTCGAATTCAGTTTGCTCAGCAGCAGCGTCGCCGCCAGCTGCGCCGCCAGCTACAACAGCAGCAGCTGCAGTAACGCCGAATTTCTCTTCCATAGCTTCGATAAGCTCAACAACTTGCATTACAGACATTTCTGCAACTGCGTCTAGGATTTGCTCGTTAGTAATAGACATAACAATTCTCTTTTAAGTCAACAATAAGTTTAAATAGCAACCAGTGAAAAGCAAGGCTTATGCCGCAGCTTCTTCTTTTTGGTCGCGAACAGCAGCGATAGTACGAACCAGCTTGCCAGCAGAAGCTTCTTTCATGCACATCATTAGGCGTGCGATAGCTTCGTCGTAAGTTGGTAGTGTCGCTAGTACTTCAGCATCAGTAACTGCGCCTTCAAATGCAGCAGCTTTGATCTCGAAATCTTTATTCTCTTTAGCGAAGTCTTTGAAAAGACGCGCTGCAGCACCTGGGTGCTCATTAGAGAATGCGATCAGAGTTGGACCAGTGAAAGTGTCTACTAGACACTCGTAGTCTGTACCCTGAACCGCACGGCGTGCTAGTGTGTTACGAACAACTTTCATGTAAACACCCGCTTCGCGAGCTTGTTTACGTAGAGAAGTCATTGCGCCAACTTCAACGCCACGAGAATCAGCTACAACTGCAGAAAGTGCACCACTGGCAGCTTCGTTGACTTCAGCAACAATTGCTTTTTTGTCTTGAAGATTTAAAGCCATTTGGATTAACCTCTGGTTGTGATTACAGCACTCAATACAAAATGTAATGAGCGTTTACGATGTTATTTAAAAATGAATAAATTCACTTCAAACCACAACATCGCCTACGTAGGTTTTATTAAGCTATCAATAATCTAATGAAAATCGACAGCGCCTACGGTCTTGGGATAGATGATTTCAAATTGCTTTAAAACCACCCAACCACAAATATTAGGCGCAGAAGTATACACTAAATCTGCGCCTAAGCAAATTAGTTTGCTTGAGTGTCAAGACTAGCTTGATCAACAGCAACACCAGCACCCATCGTAGTAGAGATGCTTACTTTCTTCAGGTAAGTACCCTTAGCTGAAGAAGGCTTAGCTTTCTTAAGAGCAACTAGAAGTGCTTCTAGGTTCTCTTGAAGCTGGTTAGCTTCGAAAGATGCTTTACCGATAGTAGTGTGGATGATGCCGTTCTTGTCGTTACGGTAACGAACCTGACCAGCTTTAGCGTTCTTAACCGCTTCAGCAACGTTAGGAGTTACAGTACCAACTTTAGGGTTTGGCATAAGGCCGCGTGGACCTAGGATTGTACCTAGTTGACCAACAACACGCATTGCATCTGGAGAAGCAACAACTACGTCGAAGTTCATTTCGCCTTTTTTCACTTGCTCAGCAAGATCTTCCATACCAACGATATCTGCGCCAGCAGCTTTAGCAGCTTCTGCGTTTGCACCTTGAGTGAAAACAGCAACGCGGATGTCACGGCCAGTACCGTGAGGTAGCACAGTTGCGCCACGAACGTTTTGGTCAGATTTACGAGCATCGATGCCTAGGTTAACAGCAACGTCTACAGACTCAACGAATTTAGCAGTCGCTAGTTCTTTAAGAAGAGCAACAGCTTCGTTGATTTCGTATTCTTTAGTTGAGTCAACTTTGTCGCGGATTACGCGCATACGCTTAGTAAGTTTTGCCATGATCTTATCCCTCTACCACTAGGCCCATTGAACGAGCAGTACCAGCAATAGAACGCTTCATTGCTTCGATGTCAGCACCAGTCATATCAGCAGCTTTAGTTTCTGCGATTTCTTGGATTTGAGCGTCAGTTACTGTGCCCACTTTTTCAGTGTTTGGACGACCAGAACCAGACTTAACGCCAGCAGCTTTCTTAAGAAGAACAGCAGCAGGTGGAGTCTTAGTTACGAACGTGAAAGAACGGTCGTTGTAAACAGTAATAACTACTGGAGTAGGTAGACCTTTCTCAACAGATTCTGTTTTTGCGTTAAACGCTTTACAGAATTCCATGATGTTCACGCCGTGTTGACCTAGAGCAGGACCAACCGGTGGACTTGGGTTTGCCATACCAGCTGCAACTTGCAGTTTGATATAAGCTTCAACTTTCTTAGCCATGATATTTCCTAATATTTGGGTACATGCGCCAGCCGTAAGGCGAGCTCCCCATAATTTCAATTAACTCTTTTTTACTTCCGCAGAAGCAAAAAGGCGCGAAATTATAATCATAATTCGCGCCTTTAACAACCCTAAAAAGGTGATTTTTTATACTCTTTAATTTTGAACAGCTTATGAACTATTTATCCACAACTTGCTCAAAAGGTAAGAGTATTAGTCCAGTTTTTCAACCTGACCAAATTCAAGCTCAACCGGTGTTGCACGACCAAAGATCGATACAGATACCTTAATGCGGCTTTTCTCGTAATCTACTTCTTCAACAGTACCGTTGAAGTCAGCAAATGGACCATCGTTCACACGAACCACTTCACCCGCTTCGAACATTGTCTTAGGACGTGGAGACTCGCTCGCTTTCTCTAGACGGTTCAAGATAGCATCAGCTTCTTTGTCAGTGATTGGTGCAGGACGATCAGAGGTACCACCAATGAAGCCCATAACACGCGGAATGCTGCGTACTAAGTGCCATGATTCATCATTCATGATCATTTGAACTAATACGTAGCCAGGGAAGAATTTACGTTCACTTTTACGACGTTGGCCTGCACGCATTTCCACTACTTCTTCAGTAGGTACTAGCACATCGCCAAATAGTTCTTCCATGTTGTGCATTTTAATATGCTCGCGTAGCGACTGTGCAACACGACCTTCAAAGCCAGAAAAAGCTTGAACTACATACCAACGTTTTTTTGGAGCTTCACTCATGAATCAGAACCCTCTACACCCCAGTTGCTAGAGAAACTAGACGGACCATAATGCCGTCAATTCCCCAAAGCACTAGAGACATAACAATACATACAGCTAAAACGATCAATGTAGTTTGCATAGTTTCTTGGCGAGTAGGCCAAACAACTTTACGAATCTCCATACGAGATTCTTTTGCAAAATCGATCGCAGCTTTACCTTTAGTTGTTGTTGCTGCAACGCCTAGTGCGGCAGCAATCAGCACAACTACACCTGCAGCGCGAATTACAACAGACAATTCACCATACAGGTAATTACCCACAACAGCAGCAGCCAACAGAACAAAAGCGACAATCCACTTCATTGTATCTGCTGCACTTGAGCTATCAGGAGTTTCAGCGTTTGCTTTCATAAAACCAACCTGTGATAAGTCTTAAATATAGACGACAATAACCCCGCTGTTGCAGGGCACATTCCTTTGCGTTGCAAAACAACACATCTAACAGTCATTTTAGTCAAAAAGACCGTTTAATTCTTTGCTAAGAGCCGAAATTGATGTCAAATCACTCAACTCTTTTTTCAGCGCAGAAAAAGGGCATCAAATGATGCCCTTTTTACTAGTGGTTCGTCAAATCTTATGCAAAGATTTTAGCTACAACACCAGCACCAACTGTACGGC is a genomic window of Vibrio sp. ED004 containing:
- the rpoC gene encoding DNA-directed RNA polymerase subunit beta', whose protein sequence is MKDLLNFLKAQHKTEEFDAIKIGLSSPDMIRSWSFGEVKKPETINYRTFKPERDGLFCARIFGPVKDYECLCGKYKRLKHRGVICEKCGVEVTQTKVRRDRMGHIELASPVAHIWFLKSLPSRIGLLMDIPLRDIERVLYFEMYVVTEPGMTDLEKSQMLTEEEYLDRLEEWGDEFTAKMGAEAIKDLLATMDLHQEVEEMREELETTNSETKRKKVTKRLKLVEAFIQSGNDPQWMILTVLPVLPPDLRPLVPLDGGRFATSDLNDLYRRVINRNNRLKRLLELAAPDIIVRNEKRMLQESVDALLDNGRRGRAITGSNKRPLKSLADMIKGKQGRFRQNLLGKRVDYSGRSVITVGPYLRLHQCGLPKKMALELFKPFIYSKLETRGMATTIKAAKKMVEREEAIVWDILDEVIREHPVLLNRAPTLHRLGIQAFEPVLIEGKAIQLHPLVCAAYNADFDGDQMAVHVPLTLEAQLEARTLMMSTNNILSPASGDPIIVPSQDVVLGLYYMTREKINVKGEGMYLAGPEEAEKAYRTKTAELHARVKVRITETVVDEDGNSTTETKMVDTTVGRAMLWQIVPAGLPYSIVNQKLGKKQISTLLNEAYRKLGLKDTVVFADQIMYAGFAYAALSGVSVGIDDMVVPQAKYDEIESAEEEVREIQEQFQSGLVTAGERYNKVIDIWASTNDRVAKAMMDNLSSETVINRDGEEEQQESFNSIYMMADSGARGSAAQIRQLAGMRGLMARPDGSIIETPITANFKEGLNVLQYFISTHGARKGLADTALKTANSGYLTRRLVDVAQDVVVHEHDCGTHEGIDMMPHIEGGDVKVALSELALGRVVAEDVLKPGTEDVLIPRNTLIDEKWCQIMEDNSVDSMKVRSVVTCDADFGCCAQCYGRDLARGHLVNQGEAVGVIAAQSIGEPGTQLTMRTFHIGGAASTAAAENSIQAKTTGTVKLHNAKFVINKDKKLVITSRASEMTIIDEFGRTKEKHKLPYGSVLSKADNDAVEAGEVVANWEAHTMPIITEVAGRIQFVDMIDGVTVSRQTDDLTGLSSSEVTDAAARPAAGKDMRPAIKLVDEQGNDVMIPGTEMPAHYFLPGKAIVNIEDGAEVGIGDTLSRIPQKSSGNKDITGGLPRVADLFEARKPKEPAILAEHTGTVSFGKETKGKRRLVITREGGDAYEEMIPKHRQLNVFEGEKIERGDVIADGPETPHDILRLRGIHAVTQYIANEVQEVYRLQGVKINDKHIETIVRQMLRKCTITHSGDSQFLPGEQVEYHNVKIANRKLEAEGKELVRFERDLLGITKASLATESFISAASFQETTRVLTEAAVSGKRDDLRGLKENVIVGRLIPAGTGFAYHQERQAKREEEQEGPSAEQATDNLAALLNAGFSSEE
- the rpoB gene encoding DNA-directed RNA polymerase subunit beta; its protein translation is MVYSYTEKKRIRKDFGTRPQVLDIPYLLSIQLDSFDKFIEQDPEGQYGLEAAFRSVFPIQSYNGNSELQYVSYRLGEPVFDVKECQIRGVTYSKPLRVKLRLVIFDRDAPAGTVKDIKEQEVYMGEIPLMTDNGTFVINGTERVIVSQLHRSPGVFFDSDKGKTHSSGKVLYNARVIPYRGSWLDFEFDPKDNLFVRIDRRRKLPASIILRALGKSTEEILDLFFDKVNFEVKDQTLLMELVPDRLRGETASFDIEANGKTYVETGRRVTARHIRQLEKDGVEHIEVPVEYIVGKVASKDYINEATGEIIVGANQEISLEALANLSQAGHKALQTLFTNDLDHGPFMSDTLRADSTVDRISALVEIYRMMRPGEPPTKEAAESLFESLFFSEERYDLSTVGRMKFNSSIEREEEEERGTLDESDIIEVMKKLIGIRNGIGEVDDIDHLGNRRIRSVGEMAENQFRVGLVRVERAVKERLSLGDLDAIMPQDLINAKPISAAVKEFFGSSQLSQFMDQNNPLSEVTHKRRISALGPGGLTRERAGFEVRDVHVTHYGRLCPIETPEGPNIGLINSLSAFARCNDYGFLETPYRRVVDGVVTEEVDYLSAIQEGQFVIAQANTVLTEEGTFADELITARQKGESGLHPRDHVDYMDVATNQVVSIAASLIPFLEHDDANRALMGANMQRQAVPTLKADKPLVGTGIERNIAVDSGVTAVAKRGGQVQSVDASRIVVKVNEDELVPGEAGIDIYNLTKYTRSNQNTCINQRPTVLPGEPVARGDVLADGPSTDLGELALGQNMRIAFMPWNGYNFEDSILVSERVVQEDRFTTIHIQELSCVARDTKLGSEEITADIPNVGESALSKLDESGIVYIGAEVKGGDILVGKVTPKGETQLTPEEKLLRAIFGEKASDVKDTSLRVPNSVSGTIIDVQVFTRDGVEKDKRALEIEQMQLKEAKKDLTEEFQILEGGLLNRVKAVLLSGGYSEAKLDTIGRKQWLEQVLEDDALQTQLEQLAEQWDELKADFDKKFETKRRKITQGDDLAPGVLKIVKVYLAVKRRIQPGDKMAGRHGNKGVISKINPVEDMPYDEKGQPVDIVLNPLGVPSRMNIGQILEVHLGLAAKGIGDKINQMVKEQQELHKFREFLQKVYDLGDTRQKVDIAELSDDQVRTLIKNLRGGLPIATPVFDGASETLIKELLKLGDLPESGQLKLFDGRTGDSFERPVTVGYMYMLKLNHLVDDKMHARSTGSYSLVTQQPLGGKAQFGGQRFGEMEVWALEAYGAAYTLQEMLTVKSDDVNGRTKMYKNIVDGNHSMEPGMPESFNVLLKEIRSLGINIELEDEE
- the rplL gene encoding 50S ribosomal protein L7/L12 — protein: MSITNEQILDAVAEMSVMQVVELIEAMEEKFGVTAAAAVVAGGAAGGDAAAEQTEFDVILTAAGANKVQVIKAVRGATGLGLKEAKGLVDSAPAALKEGVDKAEAEALKAQLEEAGASVEIK
- the rplJ gene encoding 50S ribosomal protein L10 — encoded protein: MALNLQDKKAIVAEVNEAASGALSAVVADSRGVEVGAMTSLRKQAREAGVYMKVVRNTLARRAVQGTDYECLVDTFTGPTLIAFSNEHPGAAARLFKDFAKENKDFEIKAAAFEGAVTDAEVLATLPTYDEAIARLMMCMKEASAGKLVRTIAAVRDQKEEAAA
- the rplA gene encoding 50S ribosomal protein L1 — translated: MAKLTKRMRVIRDKVDSTKEYEINEAVALLKELATAKFVESVDVAVNLGIDARKSDQNVRGATVLPHGTGRDIRVAVFTQGANAEAAKAAGADIVGMEDLAEQVKKGEMNFDVVVASPDAMRVVGQLGTILGPRGLMPNPKVGTVTPNVAEAVKNAKAGQVRYRNDKNGIIHTTIGKASFEANQLQENLEALLVALKKAKPSSAKGTYLKKVSISTTMGAGVAVDQASLDTQAN
- the rplK gene encoding 50S ribosomal protein L11; protein product: MAKKVEAYIKLQVAAGMANPSPPVGPALGQHGVNIMEFCKAFNAKTESVEKGLPTPVVITVYNDRSFTFVTKTPPAAVLLKKAAGVKSGSGRPNTEKVGTVTDAQIQEIAETKAADMTGADIEAMKRSIAGTARSMGLVVEG
- the nusG gene encoding transcription termination/antitermination protein NusG: MSEAPKKRWYVVQAFSGFEGRVAQSLREHIKMHNMEELFGDVLVPTEEVVEMRAGQRRKSERKFFPGYVLVQMIMNDESWHLVRSIPRVMGFIGGTSDRPAPITDKEADAILNRLEKASESPRPKTMFEAGEVVRVNDGPFADFNGTVEEVDYEKSRIKVSVSIFGRATPVELEFGQVEKLD
- the secE gene encoding preprotein translocase subunit SecE, giving the protein MKANAETPDSSSAADTMKWIVAFVLLAAAVVGNYLYGELSVVIRAAGVVVLIAAALGVAATTTKGKAAIDFAKESRMEIRKVVWPTRQETMQTTLIVLAVCIVMSLVLWGIDGIMVRLVSLATGV